The following coding sequences lie in one Carassius carassius chromosome 1, fCarCar2.1, whole genome shotgun sequence genomic window:
- the eif3g gene encoding eukaryotic translation initiation factor 3 subunit G, whose product MPSIEFDDSKPSWADQVEEEGDEGSLPSPKETVKGNIKTVTEYKIDEDGQKCKIIRTFKIETRKASKAVARRKNWKKFGNSEFDAPGPNVATTTVSDDVFMTFISSKEDLNAQDQDEDPMNKLKGQKIVSCRICKGDHWTTRCPYKDTLGPMQKELAEQLGLSTGDKEKAAEPEPAQPVQNKTGKYVPPSLRDGGTRRGESMQPNRRADDNATIRVTNLSEDTRETDLQELFRPFGSISRIYLAKDKNTGQSKGFAFISFHRREDAARAIAGVSGFGYDHLILNVEWAKPSNN is encoded by the exons ATGCCGTCGATCGAGTTCGACGA CTCAAAGCCCAGCTGGGCCGATCAGGTGGAAGAAGAGGGAGATGAAG GTTCACTCCCTTCACCAAAAGAGACCGTCAAAGGTAACATCAAGACTGTCACAGAATACAAGATTGATGAAGATGGCCAGAAGTGTAAG ATTATCAGGACGTTCAAAATTGAGACACGGAAGGCCTCCAAAGCAGTCGCCAGGAGGAAG AATTGGAAAAAATTTGGCAACTCTGAATTTGATGCCCCAGGTCCCAATGTTGCCACCACCACAGTGAGCGATGACGTCTTCATGACCTTCATCTCCAGTAAAGAG GACTTGAATGCTCAAGACCAAGATGAAGATCCCATGAACAAGCTGAAAGGACAGAAGATCGTGTCCTGTCGTATTTGTAAAGGCGACCACTGGACCACTCGCTGTCCATACAAGGACACACTTGGTCCCATGCAGAAGGAGCTGGCCGAGCAGCTGGGTCTGTCCACAGGAGACAAAGAGAAGGCAGCAG AGCCCGAGCCTGCCCAACCAGTCCAAAACAAGACAGGGAAGTACGTTCCCCCCAGCCTGCGGGACGGTGGCACGCGCAGAGGAGAGTCCATGCAGCCTAACCGCAGAG CTGATGATAATGCTACAATCCGTGTGACCAACTTGTCCGAGGACACCAGGGAGACAGATCTGCAGGAGCTTTTCAGGCCTTTTGGATCCATCTCGAGGATCTATCTGGCCAAGGACAAGAACACGGGCCAGTCTAAG GGTTTTGCCTTCATCAGCTTCCACCGGCGTGAGGACGCTGCCCGAGCCATCGCTGGAGTGTCTGGCTTCGGATACGATCATCTCATTCTCAACGTGGAATGGGCCAA ACCCTCCAACAACTGA
- the p2ry11 gene encoding P2Y purinoceptor 11 encodes MNNSLLCNFTFQIRLLPPMYGIEMCVALIGNIFALWLLVTRERQNWHTGVVFSCNLAICDILYVLTLPLLIIYYANDKQWSFENPVCKIERFLFSCNLYGSIFFIMCISVNRYIAIVFPFFTRSYVHPKHAKIASVLTWFIVIVASSPVLKFAGTEKKENHTLCVSSHDETLRIPHFKYTLFLMIVGCMIPLLVTFASYLGVIWTVLKNKNITALEKRKVALMVVLVCFLYATSFLPYHILQTYHVYLKSINNMKCTVYNSYQVSKGLTTLNMCLHPLLYMAVFDSIRTACCGKSSDD; translated from the coding sequence ATGAACAACAGTTTACTCTgcaattttacatttcaaatcagACTCCTCCCCCCAATGTATGGCATTGAGATGTGCGTGGCTCTCATAGGGAATATATTTGCCCTGTGGCTCCTGGTGACCAGAGAGAGGCAGAACTGGCACACCGGAGTAGTGTTCTCCTGTAACCTGGCCATCTGTGACATTCTCTATGTCCTGACCTTGCCTTTGCTCATCATTTACTATGCCAATGACAAGCAGTGGAGCTTTGAAAATCCTGTATGCAAAATTGAACGCTTCCTCTTCAGCTGCAACCTCTACGGCAGCATTTTCTTCATCATGTGCATCAGTGTCAACCGATACATTGCCATAGTTTTCCCCTTCTTCACCAGGAGCTACGTGCACCCTAAACATGCAAAGATCGCAAGCGTGCTGACGTGGTTCATCGTGATCGTCGCTTCATCCCCAGTCCTCAAATTTGCTGGAaccgaaaaaaaagaaaaccacacTCTTTGTGTCTCAAGTCATGATGAAACCCTGAGAATACCCCATTTTAAGTACACCCTATTTCTTATGATTGTAGGATGCATGATTCCTTTGTTAGTTACCTTTGCATCATATTTGGGTGTGATTTGGActgttctgaaaaataaaaacataaccgCGTTGGAGAAGAGGAAGGTGGCTCTGATGGTTGTTCTGGTCTGCTTCCTTTACGCCACATCATTTCTGCCCTATCATATTTTGCAGACGTACCATGTGTATCTGAAGTCAATTAACAACATGAAGTGTACAGTGTATAATTCTTATCAAGTGTCAAAGGGCCTAACCACCCTGAACATGTGCTTGCATCCACTTCTATACATGGCTGTATTTGACAGCATACGCACAGCTTGCTGTGGAAAGAGCTCAGACGACTAA
- the ppan gene encoding suppressor of SWI4 1 homolog, with protein sequence MRKTKTKNQKKAREAASRVAEETYSTVPHTFVFHRGQIGKNVTQLVTDMRRVMEPFTARALKVRQKNVLKDFVAVAGPLGVTHFSIFTKTENTMNMRLARLPKGPTLHFRVAKYTLSKDVVSSLKRHRMHEQQFSHHPLLVLNNFGIEGMHIKLMATMFQNMFPSINVHKLNLNSIKRCVLLNYDPVSQEVEFRHYSLKVVPVGMSRGVKKLMQEKFPDMSRLEDISELLMKGVNLSESEAEQDGDHNITELPQVYSGRGNMASQQSAVRLTEIGPRMTLQLVKISEGMGEGKVLYHSFVSKTEEELQEMLKRKEARLKEKEERKRKQEQNIALKKEKRDQNKQKSLEGIKRKHQQEGQVSDDEVEDPGKPEGQAPAEDSEDEAEYYRQAVGEEPDEDMFPGTKRKRGPGKSTMPFKKRKLSPGKGPPHDKRSFKSDWGNKDGRKRFGDRKPLEGRNKFRKSEGGKKFGQKGGKGNRFAGQKKGDTGKKFGGQKTFKGRPVMKRQKGAGGKKDFKHKKGKN encoded by the exons ATGCGAAAAACAAAG ACTAAGAACCAGAAGAAAGCCCGCGAGGCTGCCAGTCGTGTGGCCGAGGAGACTTACTCGACTGTGCCGCACACCTTCGTGTTTCACCGCGGACAGATCGGCAAGAACGTCACTCAGCTCGTGACAGACATGAGACGAGTCATGGAGCCCTTCACCGCCAGAGCTCTGAAG GTGCGGCAGAAAAACGTCTTGAAAGATTTTGTTGCAGTGGCAGGACCATTAGGAGTCACGCACTTCTCAATATTTACCAAAACTGAAAATACTATGAACATG aGGCTTGCACGTCTTCCCAAAGGTCCAACGTTACATTTCCGTGTTGCGAAG TACACTCTCAGCAAAGATGTAGTTTCGTCTTTAAAGAGGCACAGGATGCATGAACAGCAGTTTTCCCATCATCCTTTGCTAGTGCTGAATAATTTCGGCATCGAGGGCATGCACATCAAGCTGATGGCCACCATGTTCCAGAACATGTTCCCCTCGATCAATGTACACAAG CTCAACCTCAACAGCATAAAAAGATGTGTGCTGTTAAATTATGATCCCGTGTCCCAAGAGGTGGAGTTTCGTCATTA CAGCTTGAAGGTGGTGCCTGTGGGCATGAGTCGAGGGGTGAAGAAGCTCATGCAGGAGAAGTTCCCCGACATGAGCCGGCTGGAGGACATCAGCGAGCTCCTCATGAA AGGTGTCAATCTTTCAGAGAGTGAGGCAGAGCAGGACGGAGACCACAACATCACAGAGTTACCACAGGTGTACTCTGGTCGTGGAAACATGGCCTCGCAGCAGAGCGCAGTTCGGCTGACTGAG ATTGGCCCCAGAATGACTCTGCAGCTGGTGAAGATATCAGAAGGCATGGGGGAAGGAAAAGTGCTTTATCATTCCTTTG TCTCGAAAACAGAGGAAGAGCTTCAGGAGATGCTGAAAAGGAAGGAGGCCCGTCTGAAAGAGAAAGAAGAACGGAAGAGAAAACAAGAACAGAACATTgccctaaaaaaagaaaaacgagatCAGAACAA GCAAAAGAGCTTGGAAGGCATCAAGAGAAAGCATCAGCAGGAAGGGCAGGTATCAGATGATGAAGTGGAGGATCCTGGGAAACCGGAGGGCCAGGCTCCAGCCGAGGACTCTGAGGACGAAGCAGAGTATTACAGACAGGCTGTGGGGGAGGAACCAGATGAAG ACATGTTTCCTGGTACAAAAAGGAAGCGTGGTCCTGGAAAGTCTACAATGCCTTTTAAAAAGAGGAAGTTGTCACCGGGGAAGGGCCCTCCTCATGACAAAAGGAGTTTTAAGTCTGACTGGGGAAATAAAGATGGCAGAAAGCGGTTTGGGGATAGAAAACCGCTAGAGGGGAGAAACAAGTTTAGAAAGAGCGAAGGAGGCAAAAAGTTCGGCCAGAAAGGGGGAAAAGGAAATAGATTTGCCGGGCAGAAAAAAGGAGACACCGGTAAGAAGTTTGGCGGACAGAAAACATTTAAAGGACGTCCTGTTATGAAACGACAGAAAGGTGCTGGAGGAAAAAAAGACTTTAAACATAAGAAAGGGAAAAATTAA